The following DNA comes from Cucumis sativus cultivar 9930 chromosome 7, Cucumber_9930_V3, whole genome shotgun sequence.
tatttttcatcttgcagttctcaaaattgaaattctaatttaatttacgCTTTTTCAAGCTTTTAGCTTCTGTTTTTGTATTTAGCAAACATCGTATAATTTCCAAACTTGTAATAGCCAATATCAAACcaattttatacatatttttatggAGTTTGGTAGTTACTGTTTTTAATCTTGCAAACATATTGTAGATGTCTAAATATTtgcaactttaaaatttaacataatcaactccaagtcaagtttataattgttttaggTGGTTTAGAGTAGTTTTACATTGGTTTAGGCTTTATTCATAGGTAATTGTTTTCATCACGAACGCATCTCGCTACTTTCcgaatttaaatttcaaatccaaatcaattttatagGTGTTTAGGGTGATTTATAGGAAAATTAGAATGGTTTTAAacatgtttcaaaaatactttATATCTCTACTTGCTTCTACacttcaaatgtttaatctcaaatcaattatatacttGTTTTTTGTGATTTATGGAGATTCTACACgttttataaagtttttagCTATTGTTTTTGTATATCGCAAATATCTTATAGACAACATGCAAACATCTCGTaacttccaaattttaaatgttcaatctcaaatcaattatatacttGTTTTATGTGAGTTAAGATGATTTTATAATATGTTCGATATGTTTCTTTAgctattttttaatctcttaAACATTTTGCACACATCCTACAAATATCTTGCAACGCCCAAATTTGAAGTATCCAATTCCAAATCAATTTTACTTGTTTTAGGTGATTTAATAACATGTTCGATtgtggtttcttttttcacttcatatataaaagttagaaatttGGTGCGAGATATCATGagataaaatatatctaaaaagACTATTTAAAACATGACTACTCACTCGAAAACacctaaaaattcaaaacaagaTTAGAAGCAACAAACATACTTGTCCACtatcttgaaaaagaaaacaacaaaaatcaataaatattttactgtaaaagatatataacttttctttcttaaaccaaaatttggcaaccaaaatcaatttatatatcagaaaatttaatttaaaaagatcagaaacttaaaaaaaaaaaagtagaaatcaAAGaatagttttcttaaaaaaaagactaacAAAGAACGATTCATTACAATGGTTGGAGTAGTTTGAgaaaaatttctaatttctaagaAAAAACGTTACCAATTACCATCAAGGTTTCCGTTGTAGCCACTATCCAAGTTTGagtaagaaattaaaaccCAAATGTCTAAAAAGCACTAGTACCACTGCTGTCTAAGACACCTTTGTTGTTCGATCATGTTGCGGTCATTCGATAGAAgtacttttcatcattgtCGCTAAGTAGTCGCACGCAAAGGGTATGTTTGTTCACTATCCATCAAATTCGAAAAAGTTACTCTTCTGTTCACAATCTAACAAATTGGTCAACACTCATAAAAATTAGGGTTGTTAGTGAGGACAATTTTGACATTTCATAAATCATTTACCCCAAGACACtactttctaaaaaattgatCATAGAATTCTCAATTCGCCTAAAAAATTAGGGGGTAAGCATGATAGACTGAAAAACCGAGCGAACTGACCAAACCGAAGTTGGTTGATCTGAAAACATGAGGGGTTGGTCGGGGTTGGTTTCAAATTGAGAATTTCCAAAGTATGCTTAAGTGTTATACTATCCTAACAAAACTCGACCGACCAACCAACCGATCGACCCTTACTCGTCAATGTTAAGGTCGGtttaaaaattactaaaatcgACTATGATTGATAACTCTAACGGACGAATGATCACCCCTACTCAAAATTGTCTAATTTTGTCTCGTTCTTATGCACATTACAGTTCCCAGTACAATGCttaaaaaaagtgatataataatagtaattataataattaacagCATAAAATGTTTGATGATCAGCTCCATAGCTCTGTTTCTGTTGCTTATGATGGCCTTTAAACGTCTGCCAGCCCATTTGCTGCTGCTACATCATTTCTATctacatacacacacacatatatataggcTAAGTGACGAGCTAAAAACTTCAGAGACAAATAAAAGTTGCCCTCGATTGCATTCATAGACAACACAAGGTCTTAACAAAAACTGTAGCTTTCATGGATATGGCTTTGAGCtcaaatgaaagatatttgaatTGTTGAGTCTTAATGTTGTACAAGATCAGTGTGACTTTGCACAAACCCAcatagaagaagagaagaagaaaaaatggaaaaactccttgaagaagaagaggaaaaagaaaaagaaaaagtaaacttTGAGCAAACCCacatagaagaagaaaagagatgatAATTTTGTAACTTCAGTCATCCATTATATGTCAGGTTGTCAATGTTTCGTTATGGACCTCCAAAACGGGTCACGTGTGCAATCTCCACATAAATTTAGTAGTTTAACTCCAAGGACATGCTTCTTCCTtcattttgcatttttcttaaaatcaattattcaatttgcacatttttcttcaatcaattcttctttttgaatCGATTTTTCTTCGATTGAatatgccattttttttttagaatgagAAACAAGAAGAGTGAGGAGAACTATAAAAAGTGAATtgagaaaatgagagagggaGGAACAGGCcagaacaaaaaaatagagaaatgaCTATATACCAAAAAAAGATCTCTTCCTGAGGATAAACCAACAGCTATGGTCGTTATTAACGCTCACGAGGCAACAAAATGGAAACCCACTTCataatttcttcaacaatGGAGCGTTTGATTCTTAACAATCTAAACCCATCTTTATCCAAAccctttcttctcaaaaccTCTTTTCTTCACTCTGTCTTCAGCCATCAAATCACTCTCCGGACCGCCCAAATTCGCAGTTTCAGTGTCACTTGTAAGAATAAGGCCTCGCAGGACAAGAAGCTGAAGAACGCCAGCAACAAGATTGTGCTCTCGGAAGCAGCGCCGCCGCTTGCAGAGGAGGAGAGCGATAAGAGTGGAAATGCTGAAGCTGAAGTCAAGCCTGGAAATGGGAGTAGGTCGATGAAGCTGGTGAAGAGATTGCCTAAAAGAATTTTGGGAGCTTTATCTAATTTGCCTTTGGCTATTGGAGAAATGTTCACCATCGCTGCCCTGATGGCTCTTGGTATCGTATCAcccttttttgttgttttcttttaagtgCTTCCTTATTTGATTGGTGAATGGATGATGCCTCTGCAGAAATTTTGGATAACATGAGAATTGAactagtttttcttgtttatccAGAGCATTTGCAAACCGCCAAACCCCTTTCCTTTGGCTAGATCAAATGTTTCTGTATGCTTCTATCTATTTGGATTAGTATCTGGATTGAATGTGATTCTtcgaaaaagaaatagaaaaagaaaaacaataataggTAACGAATGTTATTCTAATGCTTCTACCTATTTGCGGTagtctcaaaatttcagttTATAAAGGTAAGTTTTGTAGTTTCAAacttataacaatttagtcctTGAACTATAAGATGCAGTAATTAGTTCATGTACTTATTTGTAATAATGTAATCCTACCatgaaaaatcatttatttattatgtaacaaattaatctttttagCTCATAAACACATTTTGATCTCCAATCAATGTATTGATCAACATATGCAAGTAAGGAAATTTTTGGTCTAAATTGTTACATACTAAAGTTGAGGGACTAAATACTTATTGGAACAAATGTAATTGTAAGACTAAAATGTTTCATTGATCAGCTGTTAAACATGTTGAAATGATACCATATTAATGAAATCAGTCTGAACTTATCATGTTTGGCACTGTTTTGCAGGTACTGTCATTGATCAAGGCGAAGCCCCTGATTTCTACTTCCAAAAGTACCCTGAGGATAATCCTTTGTGGGGATTCTTCAATTGGAGATGGATTCTTACACTTGGTTTTGATCACATGTACTCATCTACCATTTTTCTAGGGATGTTAGCTCTCCTTGGGATATCACTCATGGCATGTACTTACACAACCCAGATTCCTCTTGTCAAGGTTGCAAGAAGGTTaccaaacacttttttttttttttctttttctgtctCTAAAACACACGTTCATATTCCTagctttttttgttatgaacATTCAACTTTTGTATGCAGATGGAACTTTTTGCAATCTGGTGAAACCATTCGCAAGCTGGAGTGTTCTGATATTTTACCCAGAGCATCAGTCCAAGATTTGGGGGTTGTTTTAATGGGAGCAGGATATGAGGTTATACgtcaatattttttcttgtttcttataGAATTGTTCAAGTGAAGTATAAGAGTCGTTTGCTTGAACAACAGAGATTGAGAGTACTAAAAATTTTTCCCTAGGAAATGCCTCAGCAAGAACTGTGGTGcttttacttttcttgaaATCATGGAAAACAACTCACTTAGAATCAAACTCAGATCTTGCTCATGATAATTCAGAGTGTTATTATATGAGAAATACCTTATGCCATAGAAGCTAAATGTGGTCTCAAGATGCCACTCCTTATAGTAAGCTTCTTGTCTTCCTGTTTGTAACTCCCTAAGTGTGTAGCTGAAAGTTTAATTCATTCGATAGTTCTAGAAGGTAGAAACTGAGATTGAACTTCTCTAAAATGATATAACTCAACAACTCCGCAGGTGTTTATTAAAGGACCAACTTTATATGCTTTCAAGGGATTAGCTGGACGATTTGCACCAATTGGTGTACATTTGGCCATGCTTTTGATAATGGCCGGTGCAACTCTCAGTGCAACTGGGAGCTTCAGAGGTTCGGTTACAGTTCCACAGGGATTAAATTTCGTAGTTGGAGATGTTCTGAACCCTAGCGGATTTCTCGCAAAGCCAACTGAAGCTTTCAATACTGAAGTTCACGTCAACAAGTTCTACATGAACTACTATGACAGTGGAGAGGTAAGTCTGGATGAcgaaatcaataattttcagaAAAGTGATATAGATAAAGTTCTATTTCTGAAGAAAATGAACTGGAGGAGGTCTAAATGAAGACTTTATTTAGCTGTTTGTTAATGACAGCTTTGATACTGAACATGTTAGTTAactcttatttatattataaccTTATTGATTGAATtcctagaaaaagaaaatgtcttgcttttaaaattattgcaCGCACAGATTCGCAGTCAGTCACCTCTATTAATGTTCAGAGTTTTCAACATCTGATTTTGCAGATAAAACAGTTTTATAGTgatctttctttatttgatCTTAATGGGAAAGAGGTTATGAGGAAGACAATCAGTGTAAATAATCCTTTACGGTATGGAGGTTTTACAATCTACCAAACTGATTGGGGATTTTCAGCTCTGCAAATACTTAAGAATGATGAAGGACCTTTTAACTTGGCTGTGGCACCTCTAAAGATCAATGGGGACAAGAAGCTTTACGGGACTTTCTTACCAGTTGGCGACGTCAATTCACCCGATGTGAAGGGAATGTAtgtcatttctttttgtaCACTTCTGGTCTTTTAATGTTTCTACTTTCTTATATCATCAACCAAGCAAAATACTAGAAGCAAATGTACCAATTTTGAGTGTCTTTTATGCGTTAGGAGGGCATGGGTGGTTCGGTTACATTTTGGTTCTTGTTTCCTTTGTACAACTTGGCATGAAGATCTTTTAGTGGCTATCCTTGTCAaacgtgcatggtattttcatatttcatatttacttGCACCCATTTCCTCTCTCCTTGATGTTCTTTCAGATCAATGCTTGCTCGTGATCTTCAATCCATTGTCCTGTATGATCAGGAAGGAAAGTTTGTCGGGGTTCGACGTCCAAGCTCTAGGCTTCCGATTGACATCAACGGTATAAAGATCGAAATAGTTGATGCTATTGGCAGCACTGGACTGGAACTAAAGGTAACAGCTTGCAAATGTTCCATCTGTCAACGATATTATTTCCATATTTCTTAGTGATCGAAACcttctacttcttctttttttccagaCTGACCCAGGAGTGCCCATTGTTTATGCTGGATTTGGTGCTCTAATGCTCACAACATGTGTCAGTTATTTATCCCATTCACAGGTAAATGAGCTTCTCTCTTAGAACTGTTATGATGATGGGTAATTGAAGCTTATGCCTCGAAGTCACCTCTTATGGTACAAATAAGAGGCTTATGCCTAATTTTTAAAGTCCCTATGCCTCGTGTGATGATTAGAAAAATAGTATTAGTTTTcattattctaaaataaaattaaagtttgagtTGTGATGATTTAAACTATCACTACTTTTACCACTATGATGATTTTAGAACATTGGCGTCTAAGATTTATAGTACTAGTCAATCttataaatgataatagtATCCATAAGAGATATGAGCACTCATTTctctatattattttctctacCAAAAGGTATGGGCCATACAAGATGGGACGGTAGTGATCGTAGGAGGAAAGACAAACCGTGCGAAGGTCGAATTTCCAGAGGAGATGGACCGTTTACTTGATAAAGTTCCAGAAATAATTGAACCGTCATACAATAAGTTGAAGAACAATGATGCCTAGTTCTTAAGACTCAAAAATGGGTTAAGAAAGCAACAATCTATCAGTGTCCAACTTAACAACAAAGCACAGAATGGAGCCCCCTAGTACTTCAAATTTTGGCCTCAGAAAATCATTGttaattttcttccaatttatatgtgtgtgtatataaatAGAGGATGGTTTTACCAACAACTAATTCTTTCATCACAAGGATAAATTACAAGGTCAGTGACATAAATTTGAACTCTTCTTTCTGTCTAATGAGACAATTGTATccaattttttatcttatatacatcatttttttttttcaaattatgttGAATAGGTTACTaagatatatgaaaaaaaattaaaaaaatagatatctAATAACACAGAatagaaagtttaaaaacCTACTTGACCATTGACATGTCACACAATTTCATTCTAAATTTATGGAATTGAATTTGTACCTTAACTTTTAAGAAGTTACTTGGCATGACCCTCTCTCTTTAGATCATAGAAAGTTTAGTGGAGTAGTAATGTGAGCCaccaaacaattttcaacTATACAGTgatgagttttttaaaattatatgaaatgaaaaattggaaacTTCCATATGCTGAAACCggtttatcaattaattaaactacacccataatttacaattttaatgaGCCAGTTcaattatgagaaaaaaaatatttcaaatatccTCGAAACCTTTTTACAACATAAGTATGGAGGTACGTTCCATGGTTAAACTGTTGAacttcttttaaagaaaaggcATCAGAATAagtagaaaattattttgtaaaggAATATAATTCGAAAAACCAGTTCATTTCACCATTTCCTTTTGCACGAAATAAACGTAAAATAATTTCGCTAGGATTCCACAAAACCATCTTTTTCCCAAACCATATGGATCTCATTCTTGAAGCCACACATTAAATAACACATGACCAACTCTGTTTCAATGAACATTTTCTACGTAACTTGGGTGTCAACCTGTACTTCCTGAGTTCAGACGATAAAATTACAGATACGATTCAACCACGTTGAAGACCGACCTACTCGTTGAACTACTTGAACAATGTGATACATTTCTGTGGAGAACTAGGATCTTTACTGCTGCACAACATTACTATTTAGATACAAGAGACTATATGATTGATAAAGGAAAGGTACCGCCATTCGGTTACACATTTACAACCATACAACTCTTGTCCTCTAACAAGTCAATTTGAACAACTAACCTATAAATTTATGCAAACTGCAAAGCTTCCTCGCGCTTAATGTCGAAGACTTTGATAAGAGCATCTTCTACGACCTGTTTGAAAGCACATACAAACATGGTATGGCTTTAAATTTGTTGCAGATAAGAGTTTGTACTAACAAGCATACAAGTTGGAGATACTAACCTTATCGGGGGTTGAAGCCCCGGATGTGACACCGATCGTGATATGACCCTTGGGTAGCCAGTTCTCCTTTTCAACTAACTCCCCATGCTAAACATGAATTTTCAAGGATGGTGAAATTGTAAGTAATCAAGGAAAGAAAACGTAgggtttattttgtaattgaaaaGTGAACGAAGAGTTTGGAAATTGAGACTAAAGAGAATTAGAACTGAAATCTGTATGTTAACTTACATTCAGTTTGTAAGCTATTCTGTTTCCTGGACCTATTCTCTGCTCACTATCAATCCAGTAAGATGGAATTCCTCGCTCC
Coding sequences within:
- the LOC101203863 gene encoding cytochrome c biogenesis protein CCS1, chloroplastic: METHFIISSTMERLILNNLNPSLSKPFLLKTSFLHSVFSHQITLRTAQIRSFSVTCKNKASQDKKLKNASNKIVLSEAAPPLAEEESDKSGNAEAEVKPGNGSRSMKLVKRLPKRILGALSNLPLAIGEMFTIAALMALGTVIDQGEAPDFYFQKYPEDNPLWGFFNWRWILTLGFDHMYSSTIFLGMLALLGISLMACTYTTQIPLVKVARRWNFLQSGETIRKLECSDILPRASVQDLGVVLMGAGYEVFIKGPTLYAFKGLAGRFAPIGVHLAMLLIMAGATLSATGSFRGSVTVPQGLNFVVGDVLNPSGFLAKPTEAFNTEVHVNKFYMNYYDSGEIKQFYSDLSLFDLNGKEVMRKTISVNNPLRYGGFTIYQTDWGFSALQILKNDEGPFNLAVAPLKINGDKKLYGTFLPVGDVNSPDVKGISMLARDLQSIVLYDQEGKFVGVRRPSSRLPIDINGIKIEIVDAIGSTGLELKTDPGVPIVYAGFGALMLTTCVSYLSHSQVWAIQDGTVVIVGGKTNRAKVEFPEEMDRLLDKVPEIIEPSYNKLKNNDA